In Balneola sp., the sequence TGAATAGTGATTTTGGGTTGGCAGGTATTTTATTATCTCGGTCGTCCCAGCCAGCTGAATAAAATGCAGGTGGTTTCCCGGCTTCGTCTACATAAACAATCATTCCATCAAACCCATGGCCAATTCCTTCATCTAATTGCTCCTGAACGGTATTTGGCAGAGGTAAAATCCAAGCCCACACCAGAATCCATGGCACAAAGAACAAGGAAATTGCAGTTCCTGCAAACAAGAATATTCTGAGTATTTGTTTTTTCTTTTCCTTTTTCACAATCCCCTACACACTATTTAGAGTGGTGCTACAGTTCTTATTGGGATGATATGCCATCAAGCCAAACCGCAATATTGATAATAATTAAGATAAGAGGTAGAACTCAGTTTTAATACTAAAAGATGAACAAAACCCGCGAGTTCATGAAACGCCTCGTTATACTCCTCAATTCAGTTTTCAAAAAGACTTCAAAGGTATAAGGCTAGATTAATCATAGATATAAATCCAGCGAGGTAGGCCCAGAAAAGTCCCCAGTATAATTTTGGGTCGGCATCTTTATCAGTGATTGAAAATAGACGGACAGATTTTTTCAAAGTTAACTGGAGAAGCAAACCGAATAAAAAGATTCCTGAAAGAGTACCAAATAAAAAATCAATCATAACTTATTTATACCCTTAAGCTAGTTTATGTATTCCAGGCCTTTAGTTTCTACCATTTTCTTTAGGTAGGATTTTAATTCATCAAGTTGGCTTTTAGTGTGAAGAGGTAAGTTTATTTTTTCTTTTGCTCCTGCACTATTCCTGATTTGAAGAGCATTTTTCTGGACTCCAATTCCTTGAATTTTATCCCACATTATTTCCTTCTTTTGTCCCCAATGGAAAGTGTAATTCTGTAAATAAAACCCTGTCTCATCAATAGTGAGAGATTGTTTTTTTGCGGCCCCAGGGAAAAAGGCGAAAAATAGACCAAGCATTATTCCAGTGATTGTGTTTATCCAATTTACCCAATCAATACTACCCTCAAATTTAAAAGTGAAAATAGCGCTCGCAATAAAGAAGCCAACAAGAGCCGCTCCCAGAAAATGAATTGCTTTTATATAAGGAGTGTTTAAGTCTATTTTAAATTCAAATTTCTCCATTTTTTCAATTTAATTTGGGGTGTATTTCGGCCAGACTCTAAATGGTGCGGGGATTCTGTGTTGGTTGAAGTAGCGAAATTAATTGCTTGCAAACAAGTTCTATTGAATCCCGTCCGCGTCCGATTTGAAACGCATTGTTATGCTTGAACAGCCTTAAGTGGAGCAATTTCTTTGCTTGGACGATTTGAGGATAAATCATGCATAGCCTGTAGATTTAACCAAAATTCAGGAGAAGTATTCAAAGCTTTCGATAGCAGCCAAGCTGTATCCGAAGAAATGCCTCTTTTCCCCCGTACAATTTCATTAATTCGTTGGATGGGAATATCCAGATGGTCAGCTAATTTCTTCTGCGTTAATTCCATTGGTTCCAAGTACTCTTTCAGTAAAATTGTACCGGGATGTGTGGTTATTCTATTTTGTGGAATCATGGGGTTCACCTTTTTTCTAATGATAATCAACTATGGCTACATCAAAAGCACTGGAATCTTCCCAACGAAAAACAATTCTCCATTGGGCATTAATTCGGATACTGTGATATCCTTTATATTCTCCACGTAATGCTTCTAATCTGTTACCTGGAGGTGATCGTAAATCATCTAAAGAGGTAGCTGCATTCGGTATATCCAGTTTGTAAATAGCTGAATCAAGGATTTGAGTAGGTAACTTTCGAACTTTACTGCTCGAATGTCCATGAAACAGATCTGATGTTGCTTTATCTCCAAATGATTTGATCATTCATAAATTTAATGGATTAACGGTATCCATGCAACGAAATTGTTTTGTAAGCATAATGCCCCAGCATTTAAACGGCACGGGGATTATGGTTTGATTGAAGTAGCGAAATTAATTTCTGGCAATCAAGTTTCCATCGTACCCCGGATTTGAAACGCCTTGTTAGGTGGCGAATTTATGGGGCAAACATTTCTTGTAATGTACTCAATACTTTTTCTTCGGCCGAAGAACTGATTGTCCCAAGGCTTTTAATCAATCTGCTTTTATCGACTGTTCGAATCTGATCTAATACAATTTGTCCTTTCTTGCCTTGAAATGTAGTAGTGACTCGCGTTGGGTAATTTTTAATGGTAGATGTCATTGGAGCAATGATCACTGTTCTGATATATTTGTTCATTTCATTAGGAGATATGATCAAACAGGGACGAGTTTTTTTAATTTCAGAACCTTTAGTGGGATCAAGTGAAATCAGATGAACTTCAAACCTTTTAACTGGCTCTGCTATTACCATGTCCACTCAGTTTCATCCCAGTCTGAAGGTTTTTCAGTCTCTTTTTGATCTAATAAAACATCATCACCCTGTTCCTCCATTCTTTGGAAAGATGCTTCCCAATCCTTTCGAGTCACATCAGCAGGACGAAGAATAATTTCATTGTCTCTGAGAATCATTTCAATTTCTTTAGTGATCCCGCTTTGTTCGATCAGGGGTTTGGGAATTCGAACTCCCTGGGAATTACCGATACGAATTATCTTGGTTTTCATGGTATTGAGTATTTGAAAATATCTATAAAAATATAATTACAATGTACTTACAATACAACCAAAAAAGAATCGATTTATTGAG encodes:
- a CDS encoding transcriptional regulator; translated protein: MAEPVKRFEVHLISLDPTKGSEIKKTRPCLIISPNEMNKYIRTVIIAPMTSTIKNYPTRVTTTFQGKKGQIVLDQIRTVDKSRLIKSLGTISSSAEEKVLSTLQEMFAP
- a CDS encoding AbrB/MazE/SpoVT family DNA-binding domain-containing protein produces the protein MKTKIIRIGNSQGVRIPKPLIEQSGITKEIEMILRDNEIILRPADVTRKDWEASFQRMEEQGDDVLLDQKETEKPSDWDETEWTW
- a CDS encoding plasmid maintenance system killer protein; this translates as MIKSFGDKATSDLFHGHSSSKVRKLPTQILDSAIYKLDIPNAATSLDDLRSPPGNRLEALRGEYKGYHSIRINAQWRIVFRWEDSSAFDVAIVDYH
- the higA gene encoding addiction module antidote protein, HigA family yields the protein MIPQNRITTHPGTILLKEYLEPMELTQKKLADHLDIPIQRINEIVRGKRGISSDTAWLLSKALNTSPEFWLNLQAMHDLSSNRPSKEIAPLKAVQA